The following proteins are co-located in the Nitrospirota bacterium genome:
- the murG gene encoding undecaprenyldiphospho-muramoylpentapeptide beta-N-acetylglucosaminyltransferase: protein MTIVIAAGGTGGHLYPAVALAREFLRRDPTTKVLFVGTTRGLESKVLAHEGFDLALISAKPVMGKGLFGAMTGLCALPKSLWQCVRILCARGADLVIGIGGYTSPMALLAAAMLGVPRVILEPNANPGMANRAVGPFAQRVFLAFESAAGSFARSKVRVVGTPIRQAFLEGVQQSQERSGPFHVLIFGGSQGAKAMNTAVIEGLPELMTQLPTLTVTHQTGESDQARVAEAYRRAGIVAEVTPFLYDMPAALRQADLVVARAGAMTVAELTTCGKPAILIPLPTAIYDHQMRNAKVMEAAGAAVVLPQATLTGALLARTMVTILGDPERVRVMGTASMAMRNIDAAEVIVRECYALMEGHHDVNRSGGAAGV, encoded by the coding sequence ATGACGATCGTCATTGCAGCAGGAGGAACCGGTGGCCATTTGTATCCGGCCGTGGCGTTGGCAAGGGAGTTTCTCCGGCGCGACCCCACGACCAAAGTATTGTTTGTCGGGACGACGCGGGGACTCGAATCGAAAGTGCTGGCTCACGAGGGATTCGATCTGGCTTTGATCAGTGCCAAGCCGGTCATGGGCAAGGGGCTGTTCGGGGCGATGACGGGTTTGTGTGCGTTGCCGAAAAGTTTGTGGCAGTGCGTGAGAATATTGTGCGCGAGAGGGGCTGATCTGGTGATTGGAATCGGTGGCTATACGAGTCCCATGGCGTTGCTTGCTGCGGCAATGCTCGGGGTGCCACGCGTGATTCTTGAACCGAATGCGAATCCTGGGATGGCAAACAGGGCAGTCGGGCCGTTCGCGCAACGGGTCTTTCTCGCGTTCGAGTCGGCGGCTGGCTCGTTTGCTCGTTCGAAGGTGCGTGTGGTGGGGACCCCGATTCGTCAGGCCTTTCTGGAGGGAGTTCAGCAGAGCCAGGAGAGATCGGGACCCTTTCATGTGCTGATTTTCGGCGGGAGCCAGGGGGCAAAGGCGATGAATACTGCGGTGATAGAAGGGTTGCCCGAACTCATGACACAGCTGCCTACCCTCACGGTGACCCATCAGACCGGCGAGTCCGACCAGGCACGAGTGGCTGAGGCCTACCGCCGTGCCGGTATCGTCGCGGAGGTGACGCCATTTCTCTATGACATGCCTGCGGCATTGCGGCAGGCGGATCTCGTCGTCGCGCGAGCCGGCGCGATGACGGTGGCGGAGCTCACGACTTGTGGCAAGCCAGCCATTCTCATTCCGCTGCCGACCGCCATTTACGACCACCAGATGCGGAATGCCAAGGTGATGGAAGCCGCTGGGGCTGCAGTGGTCCTCCCGCAAGCTACGCTCACAGGCGCCTTGCTGGCTCGCACGATGGTGACGATTCTTGGAGATCCTGAACGAGTACGGGTCATGGGAACGGCAAGTATGGCGATGAGGAACATCGATGCGGCCGAGGTCATCGTCCGCGAATGCTATGCACTCATGGAGGGCCATCATGATGTCAACCGGTCTGGTGGAGCGGCAGGAGTTTAA
- the murC gene encoding UDP-N-acetylmuramate--L-alanine ligase, with protein MFRKTQQIHLVGIGGSGMSGIAEVLLTLGYKVTGSDLQASDTTRRLEELGGRIFVGHQESNVGEAQVVVISSAVSAQNPEVVAAKAKQIPVIPRAEMLAELMRLKFGVAIAGAHGKTTTTSMVANVLAQGGLDPTMVIGGKVNALGSHARLGRGDLLVAEADESDGSFLRLSPTIAAVTNLDREHLDHYGSMEKINESFLEFINKVPFYGLAVLCADDDRLRALFPNIVKRYQTYGLSEPGGVTPDFFATEISLNQWGAEFRAQFRGRNLGPFRLAVPGRHNVSNALVAIAIGVELDVPVDLIRKALAAYTGVERRFHLRGEANGIMVVDDYGHHPTEIKATLAAAKQGWGDRRLVVLFQPHRYTRTRDLLEDFSKAFEQSDVLFLTDIYAAGEQSIPGVSGAKLAEIVRAAGHPSVTFVEQKDTLVDQVLPHLKSGDLVITLGAGDIWKTGLGLLARLAPTA; from the coding sequence ATGTTTCGTAAAACACAACAGATTCATTTAGTCGGAATCGGGGGCTCGGGGATGAGCGGCATTGCCGAGGTGCTGCTGACGTTGGGGTACAAAGTCACGGGTTCGGATTTGCAGGCCTCCGATACGACGCGCAGATTGGAAGAACTCGGTGGACGTATTTTTGTCGGCCATCAGGAATCGAACGTCGGAGAGGCACAGGTCGTCGTGATCTCCTCCGCCGTATCGGCACAGAATCCCGAGGTCGTGGCGGCCAAGGCCAAGCAGATTCCCGTGATTCCTCGGGCCGAGATGCTGGCGGAGCTGATGCGGCTGAAGTTCGGGGTTGCCATTGCCGGCGCCCACGGAAAAACCACGACGACGTCGATGGTGGCCAATGTGCTGGCGCAGGGGGGGTTGGATCCCACGATGGTCATCGGGGGCAAAGTGAATGCGCTGGGGAGTCATGCGCGGCTGGGTCGCGGCGATCTCCTCGTGGCGGAAGCGGACGAGAGCGACGGGTCGTTCCTTCGTCTGTCTCCGACCATCGCTGCCGTGACGAATCTCGACCGGGAGCATCTCGATCACTACGGCAGCATGGAAAAGATCAACGAAAGTTTCCTCGAGTTCATCAATAAGGTTCCGTTCTATGGATTGGCGGTATTGTGTGCCGACGACGATCGGCTCAGGGCGCTCTTTCCGAACATCGTGAAACGGTATCAGACCTATGGGCTGAGTGAACCAGGAGGGGTGACACCGGACTTTTTTGCGACAGAGATCAGCTTGAACCAATGGGGCGCGGAGTTTCGGGCGCAGTTCCGTGGACGGAATCTTGGCCCGTTCCGCCTGGCAGTCCCAGGCCGGCACAATGTCTCCAACGCACTCGTGGCGATCGCGATCGGGGTCGAGTTGGATGTGCCGGTGGATCTGATCCGAAAAGCGCTGGCAGCCTATACCGGTGTGGAGCGTCGATTCCATCTGCGAGGGGAAGCCAATGGGATCATGGTCGTAGACGACTACGGGCATCATCCGACCGAAATCAAGGCCACTCTGGCTGCAGCGAAGCAAGGCTGGGGAGACCGGCGGTTGGTGGTGCTGTTCCAGCCGCATCGCTATACCAGGACGCGAGATTTGCTGGAGGATTTTTCCAAAGCGTTCGAGCAATCGGACGTGCTGTTTTTGACGGATATTTATGCGGCAGGCGAGCAGTCGATTCCTGGGGTGTCGGGAGCGAAGCTGGCGGAGATCGTGCGTGCCGCCGGCCATCCCTCTGTGACCTTTGTGGAACAGAAAGATACGCTGGTTGATCAGGTATTGCCCCATCTGAAATCCGGGGACCTCGTCATTACGCTCGGGGCGGGGGATATTTGGAAGACGGGGCTTGGTCTCTTGGCCCGTTTGGCCCCCACAGCATGA
- the murB gene encoding UDP-N-acetylmuramate dehydrogenase, giving the protein MKRGRQHVTTTTSVPTRFTQADVRAAVAGVRGTVSFQASLREYTSFKIGGPADVVVEPADLEDVCLVVRQARAHKVPVFVVGGTNLLIRDGGIRGIVVSLVRLRTIKEESGAVLYSDGGVGMPTLIAYAIRHSLAGLEWAAGIPGTVAGCVVMNAGTKLGEMKNSVKAVRMVNMKGQIVDVEAAQVTFEYRRALLPRGIVVGVWLQLKQGARSEIEKVVKDYLHYRRDTQPLAMPSAGCVFKNPPNDSAGRLIEATGLKGARVGDAEVSLKHANFMVNRGQARAADVIALIKKVRSTIRRRAGVRLELELKIVGAT; this is encoded by the coding sequence ATGAAGCGAGGCCGTCAGCATGTCACGACAACAACGAGCGTCCCTACGCGATTTACGCAGGCAGATGTGCGGGCCGCGGTGGCAGGTGTTCGGGGAACTGTGTCCTTCCAGGCCTCGTTGCGAGAGTACACCTCCTTCAAAATCGGAGGGCCTGCGGATGTCGTGGTGGAGCCGGCTGATCTTGAAGATGTCTGTCTGGTGGTTCGGCAAGCGCGCGCGCATAAGGTTCCTGTGTTTGTCGTGGGCGGGACGAATTTGCTCATTCGGGATGGAGGCATCCGAGGCATCGTGGTCAGCCTGGTGCGATTGCGGACGATCAAAGAAGAATCGGGGGCAGTTCTGTATTCCGATGGAGGCGTCGGGATGCCGACGTTGATCGCCTACGCCATCCGCCATTCCCTCGCGGGCCTGGAATGGGCGGCGGGAATTCCTGGGACTGTGGCCGGCTGTGTGGTGATGAATGCCGGGACGAAGCTCGGAGAGATGAAGAATTCGGTCAAGGCCGTTCGGATGGTGAACATGAAAGGCCAGATTGTGGATGTAGAGGCAGCCCAGGTGACGTTCGAGTATCGTCGGGCCCTGCTGCCTCGCGGCATCGTGGTCGGGGTCTGGCTGCAGTTGAAGCAGGGGGCCCGTTCGGAGATTGAGAAAGTGGTGAAAGACTATCTCCATTACCGGCGAGACACGCAGCCGCTGGCGATGCCGAGCGCGGGCTGTGTCTTCAAAAACCCTCCGAACGATTCTGCCGGCCGATTGATCGAGGCGACCGGCCTCAAAGGGGCGCGAGTCGGCGATGCAGAAGTGTCGTTGAAACATGCCAACTTTATGGTGAATCGTGGACAGGCGCGCGCGGCAGACGTGATTGCCCTGATCAAAAAGGTCCGCAGCACCATACGCCGTCGGGCGGGTGTGCGGTTAGAGCTTGAACTCAAAATCGTAGGAGCAACGTAG
- a CDS encoding D-alanine--D-alanine ligase gives MSQPRLTGLPLLTHARIGVLMGGQSAEREVSLRTGTAVHRSLVRRGYDAVAIDVGPTLFQDLRDQKIAVAFLALHGPGGEDGAIQGFLETVGIPYTGSGIQASAVGMHKVTTKTLLAVAGIPVPGGTVVKRGTKVSSATLLRTAKLRWPVVVKPASQGSTIGVTIVRKPAQWRDALALAHRYDTDAMVEAYIPGHEVTVSIIGRQALSPLILPAVEIVAPGGFYDFAAKYEKGKTQYLCPAPLTAAVTKQIRALALRTYEVLGCEGAARVDFRITPKGRPFVLEINTAPGMTETSLLPMAAGRSKIGYDELTERILASALARTVRVDLSSGGRRKP, from the coding sequence ATGAGCCAGCCTCGACTGACGGGACTCCCTCTTCTCACACATGCCCGCATCGGAGTGCTGATGGGTGGGCAATCGGCCGAGCGCGAGGTATCGCTCAGGACGGGCACTGCGGTGCATCGGTCCCTGGTGCGCCGTGGATATGACGCCGTGGCCATCGATGTCGGTCCGACGCTCTTCCAGGATTTGCGCGATCAGAAGATTGCAGTGGCTTTTCTCGCTTTGCATGGCCCAGGCGGGGAGGATGGCGCGATTCAAGGATTTCTGGAAACCGTGGGTATTCCGTACACCGGGTCCGGTATCCAGGCCAGTGCGGTTGGCATGCATAAAGTGACGACGAAAACACTCTTGGCCGTGGCGGGCATTCCTGTGCCTGGTGGTACCGTTGTCAAGCGCGGGACGAAGGTGTCGAGCGCCACCCTGTTGCGGACGGCGAAGTTGCGCTGGCCCGTCGTGGTCAAGCCTGCGTCGCAAGGCTCCACGATCGGTGTCACCATCGTGCGGAAGCCGGCGCAATGGCGTGACGCCTTGGCCTTGGCCCATCGCTACGATACGGATGCGATGGTCGAGGCCTACATTCCGGGGCATGAGGTCACGGTCTCGATTATCGGGAGACAGGCCCTTTCGCCATTGATCCTCCCTGCGGTGGAGATTGTGGCGCCGGGTGGGTTCTACGATTTCGCCGCGAAGTATGAAAAGGGGAAAACGCAGTACCTCTGTCCCGCACCATTAACGGCGGCGGTGACCAAGCAGATTCGCGCGCTGGCGTTGCGCACCTATGAGGTGCTGGGCTGCGAAGGAGCGGCCCGAGTGGATTTTCGTATTACTCCGAAGGGACGTCCGTTTGTGCTGGAGATCAATACGGCGCCGGGGATGACGGAAACGAGCTTGTTGCCGATGGCGGCGGGGCGATCCAAGATCGGTTATGACGAGTTGACCGAACGGATCCTGGCGTCCGCATTGGCTCGAACAGTCCGCGTTGATCTGTCGTCTGGGGGCAGGCGCAAGCCATGA
- a CDS encoding FtsQ-type POTRA domain-containing protein, translated as MKKRAVRAIGPRLNQWKGARASEVAEQRQQARRESLFLRGRRALRIGTWIIGLAAMAWGLTLATREMGPVLQRWLEIREVEVEGIHHVTKPEVVELLALKPGMGLQHVSTRFLAERVRTHAWIKDAIVERRPPHLLHVTVVERTPAAIIRTGVDHWLSDESGHLLSKLGRQDELTLPLLVGLEPKSLLRGDARVRNAVQSGVVLAKLIGNSIEGRIEVDLANPTNVVASANGMRFQFGADALVDQWERFQKVKPSMKTVSLDGRKREGSEIDLRYDNRVIVRERG; from the coding sequence ATGAAAAAGCGAGCCGTGCGCGCGATCGGCCCTCGGCTCAATCAGTGGAAGGGGGCGCGTGCCAGCGAGGTTGCTGAGCAACGGCAACAGGCGCGTCGAGAAAGTCTCTTCTTGCGGGGACGACGAGCCTTGCGCATAGGAACATGGATCATCGGCCTTGCGGCCATGGCCTGGGGGCTGACCCTCGCGACACGAGAGATGGGGCCGGTGCTTCAGCGCTGGCTGGAAATCCGCGAGGTCGAGGTAGAAGGGATTCACCATGTGACGAAGCCGGAAGTGGTGGAGTTGCTTGCCTTGAAGCCCGGCATGGGGCTTCAGCATGTCAGCACCAGATTTCTTGCCGAGCGCGTCCGGACGCATGCCTGGATCAAGGATGCGATCGTCGAACGCAGGCCTCCGCATCTGCTGCATGTGACGGTAGTGGAGCGCACGCCGGCCGCGATTATTCGCACGGGCGTCGACCATTGGCTGAGCGATGAGAGCGGGCACCTCCTGTCTAAGCTGGGCAGGCAGGATGAGCTTACGTTGCCGTTATTGGTCGGATTGGAGCCGAAGTCGCTTCTGCGTGGCGATGCTCGCGTCCGCAATGCGGTGCAGTCCGGGGTCGTGCTGGCCAAGCTTATCGGCAATTCTATCGAGGGGCGAATTGAGGTGGATCTCGCGAATCCAACGAATGTGGTGGCCTCGGCCAACGGGATGCGATTTCAGTTCGGCGCCGATGCCTTAGTCGATCAGTGGGAACGGTTCCAGAAAGTGAAGCCTTCAATGAAGACGGTATCGCTCGATGGGCGGAAGCGTGAGGGCAGCGAGATCGATTTGCGTTATGACAACCGTGTGATCGTGCGTGAAAGGGGGTGA
- the ftsA gene encoding cell division protein FtsA: MRTVPKRDQILVGLDIGTTKICAIVSEITDEGTLNIIGVGSSPSRGLRKGVVVDIESTVESIKKAVEEAELMAAVQINSVYTGIAGSHISAENCKGVVPLKKAEVTREDIQRAIESARTLAVIPHDRRILHVLPREFTVDGQEGIREPLGLSGSRLEVNVHVITGAVTSAQNIIKCVNRAGLDVVDIVLQPLASSEAVLSVEERDLGVVMIDLGGGTTDLAIFLDGSIRHSAVLPIGGQNLTKDLAIGLLTTQVEAEKIKLQHGIALTGLVQGHETVEVPSVGDRPARTFSRRDVAEILEPRVAEIFELVRREIARAGYEGMLGAGVVITGGTSLLEGMPDAVEQVLNLPARRGAPSGVGGLRDIVSNPIHATGVGLLLHARHHAEERATVGLRGGRPLSKAFDRMKTWMFEFF; encoded by the coding sequence GTGAGGACTGTGCCGAAGCGTGATCAGATTCTTGTGGGGTTGGATATCGGGACCACGAAGATCTGCGCCATCGTTTCGGAAATCACCGATGAAGGGACGCTGAACATCATCGGGGTCGGGTCCAGTCCTTCTCGAGGTCTCCGTAAAGGTGTCGTGGTCGATATTGAGAGTACCGTCGAATCGATTAAAAAGGCGGTCGAGGAAGCGGAGCTGATGGCGGCGGTCCAGATTAACTCCGTCTATACCGGCATTGCCGGCAGCCATATTTCTGCGGAGAATTGCAAGGGTGTGGTGCCCCTCAAGAAGGCGGAGGTCACGCGGGAGGATATCCAGCGGGCTATCGAGAGCGCCCGTACGCTGGCGGTGATTCCTCACGACCGGCGGATTCTGCATGTGTTGCCACGCGAGTTCACGGTAGACGGGCAAGAGGGTATCAGGGAGCCGTTGGGGCTGTCCGGAAGCCGCCTCGAGGTGAATGTCCATGTGATTACCGGGGCCGTGACGTCCGCGCAGAACATTATTAAGTGTGTGAATCGCGCGGGACTCGATGTCGTCGATATCGTGCTGCAACCGTTGGCTTCCAGTGAGGCAGTGTTGAGCGTGGAAGAGCGGGATCTGGGGGTCGTCATGATCGATCTCGGGGGAGGGACGACCGACCTCGCGATTTTTCTCGACGGGAGCATCAGGCATTCTGCAGTGTTGCCGATCGGCGGGCAGAATTTGACGAAGGATCTCGCAATCGGTTTGCTGACGACGCAGGTCGAGGCTGAGAAGATCAAATTGCAACATGGGATTGCGCTCACAGGATTGGTGCAGGGCCATGAAACGGTGGAGGTGCCGTCGGTCGGGGACCGTCCCGCCAGGACGTTTTCGCGCCGTGATGTCGCGGAGATTCTTGAGCCGAGGGTTGCAGAAATATTCGAGCTGGTCCGCCGGGAAATCGCGCGTGCCGGTTATGAGGGGATGTTGGGCGCAGGGGTGGTCATTACCGGGGGGACGTCGTTGTTGGAAGGGATGCCCGATGCGGTAGAGCAGGTCTTGAATCTTCCGGCTCGCCGTGGTGCGCCTAGCGGGGTCGGAGGGCTTCGCGATATCGTCAGCAATCCCATACATGCCACAGGAGTCGGTCTGTTGCTCCATGCCCGGCACCATGCCGAGGAGAGGGCTACGGTCGGTCTGCGCGGGGGGCGGCCGTTGAGCAAAGCGTTCGATCGGATGAAAACTTGGATGTTCGAGTTCTTTTAA